The genomic stretch TAGGAGCATAGTAGGAGCATTACGGTATCTCACACTTACAAGAACAAATTTGGCTTATGCAGTGAACAAAGTTTGCCAATTTCTACATGCTCTGACAAGTTCTCATTGGAGTTTGGTCAAAAGAATTTTGAGGTATGTCAAAGGAACAATTAATATTAGGTTAAGCATTAAGAACTCAGATTCTACCTTGGTGAGTGCATTTACAGATGTGGATTGGGCTGGTTATATAGATGATCAAAGACCAACAGGTGGTTTTGCAATATTTCTTGGACCAAATTTGATATCGTGGAGTGCAAGAAAGCAACCAACCGTTTCAAGATCTAGCATTGAAGCCGAGTATAAATCCCTAGCTAATGCCACTGCTGAGGTAATATGGATTGAACCTTTGTTAAAAAATTAGGAGTAAAGTTAGACCAGATTCCTTATCTATGGTGTGACAATCTTGGTGCTACATATCTTTCAGCTAATCCTGTGTTTCATGCAAGAGCTAACCATACTAAAATTAACTTCCATTATGTATGAGAAAGAGTAGCAAGGAAGCAATTATAAATTCGGTTTATTCGGTCTCGAGATCAGTTAGCAAGTGGGCTTACTAAAGCCTTGGCAGCTCAAAAGTTTGAAAAATTCAGAGACAATCTTAATCTGATCAGAGAACCTGGTTAAGATTGAGAGAGGCTGTTAAAGGATCTACCGTCATGTGACCATAGTTAACTCGTCATGTAATAATAGTTGACTCGGACTGTAAATTTAGTGTACAGATCATGTACGCACATGTGGTAGTGATGGACTCGGTTGGTATAAGCTTAGAGATAGTTGTAGATCAAACTGAGTTACTTCCTATCCAAGTTGTAATTCAAACTCTGTAATATCCAAGGCATTGTTGCCCCTGTATAATATGGAACcgtggtgcgccaggtaggtaGCCACGTTTTACCAATTCCTTAAATCTTTAAGTGTGATGACATTGTATGACGTGTATTGCACTACGCCACAAAAGATTTGTAGTGACAGCCAAAACGTATCTGTGCTGGCTGATTCAGCACCCGCTAGGAACCTTGAGTCAGCACAAATCGTCATCTTTGTTAGCAGGTGCACAACCGCCAACACAGATACCATTTGCACTGGTGGTGCCTTTTATCACCTGCTAGCACTAATAGTTGTATGGTTAAAAAAATAGCGTTGCTGGTAGCCGCAGCCACTTGCAGCCTGCCATGCCGCAGCCGCACGATACAAATGGTGAAGCTCCCCGTAGGCAGCGCTGGCTACCGTTCCACCGCTTGTAGCCGACCGCAACGCCACCTCTCCATCGCTCGTAGCCAACAGCAACGCCTTGACTGTAGCTCAAGCTGCCTGCATGTAGCTAGCCACTCCACCGCCTGCTGCTCCATCACCTACAATGCCCGAGACTAtggaaggaaaataaaagacaaaatTAGAAGGAAAGGCAAGCGAAATGTCTCATGGGTATTTCAACGAACATCAACAAGTTCATTAGTACACGCGTAGCTAGCAAAATATGAGATGGACTTATCAACAAAGTGCAAAGCTTGCAAGCTTACCCACGATGCTTTGTGGAGCAGTGGAGCTGAGGAAACTCACACGCGGTAAGGTGAGCTGCCTGTCCGGAGCACGCCCCTGCCACATGGAGAGACGCTGCTAGCCACCCCTCTTGAGCCTCCACTAGCCACACTGCCGGAGCAGCCGAGCGAGCTGTGACGCGCTCTGCGGCCCCATGCGCGCGGCTCTTGCTAGACGCTCGTAGGTGCGGGAGCGGTGGCGTTGACCCCGCTGGACACGCGCTCCTCgccccgccggcgacggccaTCCGCGGTTACCTCACACGGCGTTGACCCCGCTAGCCGGTCGCATTGCCTGCGATGCTCACGATGATCGCCCGCACCGGCCCTGCACCCGTCGTCTGTGTGcatgccgcccccgccgcccaagGCTGCCAAGCTGCAGCTGCTCTGCCCACGACTACCCCGTCGAGCCGGGCGGCTATCGGTAGGCCACGACCGCGCTGCCCGAGTTGGCTTCGCCGACGtcaggaagagagggagagactCAGTGGAGGGAGGGAAGAAGAGATAATGGAGAGAGAGGAATGGCTAGGAAGAGATAAGGATGAATCACGACGAGAGGGAGAGCAAGAGATAAAAGAGAGTGAGCGTGAAGTCAGATAAAATTTTCATTCTCTACAAATTTTTCATTTGCCGCGCATGAACTGCACAGATGGGCGCTTATGTCCACCGCCTGTACAAATATAGGGGTGTCTGTACTAACGGGTGACTTAAGCGCCCGCCAACAAAAATCTGtttaaatttttctttttacattCAAATTTATTTAAACTAAGCAAATCAATTCAAAAGTTATTGAAACTCCTACAAGAGAATATATATGTAttctaatatatataaaaattatattagAATATATAAGATAAATATTTTGACAAGGTAGTTCATAAACTTGAAAGTTGGATTTGAGTTTTATAAAACATTGTAAGTAATGTGTGCATTTGTataatttaaattttttataacaCACTGAAACTTTTAAGTTAAGGTTGTGGACTCATAAAATGATTTCATGTCAACTAATATAATTTTTGAACCacgtttatagatattattaaaaattattttcatcAAAACGTTTAATAGAAGTGATAAATATACCTAACAAACTTGTGAATCTTTCATGTACATTCATGATTTGAGTCAAAACAGAACATGTGTACGTATTTAATGTCAGTTTTCTGAAATTTGTAATCTTACATACAAAAAATTTAGTTCAAATATCAATTCTTTGAATAAGCATGTTTATAATTATTTAATCCctagaaaatagtaaatcacTTTAAAGTTCTTGAAACTCTTACACAACAACCTATACTTAGTCTAATACATGTTACAAATATATTATTGTGTGTAAGATAAATTTTTTTAGCTGGTTAAAATCCTTTAACCCTTCCCATCTATATAAATTAAAAATGCATTTGTGCTGACGGTTGacataagcacccgccagcacaaatgaagatcatttgtgctggcgggtgcttatgtGACCCGTCAGCACAAATGCATTTGTGTTGACAGTTTTTAACACGCCGCTCCCAGAGACTTTTATGTTGGCAGGTGGCAACTAGACCCGCCAGCAAAAAAAATCCACGTGCCAGTACAAATTATTTCTGATGTAGTGTTGATGTTCTAATTTGACCGGCGGGTGTTGTTGTTGCGCTACTTAGTTGGGGCCTCTAGTTCTACCTGCTCTATTTAGAAAAGGGACATTCCAAACCGCTGGTCTTCTCGTAATCTTGGTGCCATTTCCTACTCACTAACTTGCACCCGTTTAAGCTGCCTGAGCAGCCCAAGGACCCCTTCCAAATTGGTGACGTCCCTAGCTCAAGGCGGCACAAGAGATCTAAAGTAACTCTTCAAAAATGGGGTCAAACCGagtttgaaagaaaaagaaaaccatACTTGGATCCCTCCATCTTTATTAATTTGACTTCAAGCCAACATGGCACACACACGCAGACTTACACTTTGCTTTCCACAGCACACACAAAACACTTGCTCTGCCGTTGCTGGCAGTTCCAACACTTAAACAGTTAAACTGAAGCTCCTACTGCTACTACATTAACCACGCCGGGGCTCTCCCCCTCCGTTCAACTTAAActccggaggaggaagagcacaGTCACGGCCTGCTCGGCTGTGGATGTCGTCGACGACGAGGTCGGCCTAGGCGTTGCTCCGGAAAGAGCCGTAGCCCCTGGCGCTGGCGCGGAGGACGATCTGGTGGTACAGCGCCGCGATCGCCGCGCCGATGAACGGACCCACCCAGAAGATCCACTGCAAATGAAACAAAATTGTCAGTTTGTTCCAGGACAATTAATCGATGAAACCATTGCTAGCTGCTGCAATCTTGCACCATGTGCCAAGGGCAGAGATGCAGTACCTGGTCGCTCCAGGCCTTGTTGTTGTTATACACTACGGCGGCGCCGAGGCTCCTCGCCGGGTTGATCCCCGTGCCGGTGATCGGGATCGTCGCCAAGTGCACCATGAACACAGCGAACCCAATGGGCAGCGGCGCCAACACCTGACCAATTCGTCGGCATGCATCAGCACAGCgagttcttggcttcttgcaaTGTGCAAGTCACAACTCAAAGACCCAAGATTGTGTGCAGCAATTACATACCGGGATGTGGGAGTCGCGGGCGTTACGCTTGGGGTCGGTGGCGGAGAAGACGGTGTAGACGAGAACGAAGGTGCCGACAAtctcggcggcgaggccggtgcCGGTGGAGTACCCGGTGCTGACCTcgttggcgccgccgccgtagcgcACGTAGAAGCCGCTCTGGAAGCCCTTGACGAGCGCGACTCCGCAGATGGCTCCCAAGCACTGCGCCGCCATGTAGAGGATTGCGCGCACCAGGGACACCTTGCGCGCCAGGAAGAGGCCGAAGGTGACCGCCGGGTTGATGTGGCCTCCGGAGATGCCGGCGGTGCAGTAGACGAGGATGAAGATCATACCGCCGAACGCCCACGCGATGCCGAGGATGCccacgccgccgcacgccgcgtcGGGCCCCGACGCCGACGCGTCCGTCTGGTGCTTGTACCCGATTACCGTCGCCACCGTGATGTACAGGAACAGCAGCGTGGCCACGAACTCGGCGATCACGGCGCGGTACAGGGACCACTTGCCGAGCTCGTCGATGTCGacgagcggcgccggcggcgggtccgCGTAgtcgcgggcgccgccggcctcgagaGTGGACACATCCACCTCCTTGCCCATTTGAGCTGATTGACAATGCAAGCTCTCGCTGGAAGCTAGTGTGGAGAGCCGCGAGCAAGAGCTGTTGGGAAGGTGAGTGCTTTGCTTGTGTTTGTGGTTTTGGGGCTGTCATGGAGGGTATTTATAAGGGGTTTATGCTGCAATGCAGtttttttcttataattttgGAAAGTTTTGGTGCTCATGGCCTGGGTATCTGTTCTACATTGGACAGAGAGCATTCCCCTGTTTAACGATGCATTTGACGTCTTCTAAGCTCATACTTGGATGGATGTGTGTCTTTTACTTATTTTTCTCGTTGCAAACTTTTAAGCAGGTTGTATGCAGTTTACCCATTCAATTCGGCAAGTTAGACATGATTCAAAGTTTGAAAAACGGACCACTCagaatatataaaaaaaataccataCCGAATGCAAAATCCAATTATAGCGCTACATATGAGCGTAGCACTTGGGATTCCTTGTGTTTCAGAATTCTGACCCTTTAGACTGAATTCAGGCGCAAGCACTTGGGATTCCTCGTGTTTCAGAATTCTGACCCTTGTAGACTGAATTCAGGCGCAAGCACTTGGGATTCCTACTACCCACGGCCATGAAGTCATTCAGGCAGTACCAACGACGAATGCTAGATTTATTACCAGTACATTTTACAAACTTCGACAACTTCTGCGATTTTTACTTCAATTCTATATATGTTCTTCTTCACTAGCTTCAAACTAACTTCCtgttctccctttttctttgcCCTACTGCAATTATTGCATCTCGAAGCATTACTTGCAGCTGGCACATGCTATCAATGTATATGTTTAAAATACACACACTAATCAATAGAAATACAACAACTACTTTTTTTTGTATGAATGGCCCAGCAGCACAATGTACTTCCTTCATATTTTTTGCAGCAAGACCCAGCATTGTGCTTAATCTAGCTAGGTGGTCGTATTATTGAAGAATATCCCATATGTTCCATGCCTTTCTCGATCTCTTGCTTTTTCATAATGCTGGATAAGGTTACGGCATCCTAAAAtagacaaaaataaaaaaaaatacagagaGGCAGCTAGTTCTCTTATAATTGATCAGCTCCTAaccaaagggaaaaaaaaagcaagcatGATTGCTTCTTGTTGTTGGCGCAGACAGCCGCCCAACACCGACCTCCATAGTCCATCCTCACACTGACATCACACTCATCCAGCTCCATCTCGCCCCGGCCCCACCACCGGCGCCATTTCGGCTGATCTTGTGGCCATGGTAGCCTCGGCTCACTCACTAGCAGCTAACACCCTCCCAATAGAATCAAATTAGGTCGCCATCAGCGAGTAAAACAAAAGCAGGGAAAGGCTTAGCCACACTAATGCATGGTCTGTGACGAGTTGGGCTGAGCCGCCGGTGGTTCAATCCCGTCCACAAGGGGATGCAAAAGTGAGCACCGGACGAAACAAAAAAACTTGCCACGCCACTTGGGCTGGAAATCATGGCCTTGGCTTCAGCTATTTTATGAGCGCGTGGCCACCTGCTCGTGTCAGGAATGTTGGTGAGTTTGGGTGAAAAAAGGCATCGTGCATGCGCCGACCAAAGGATAGAATCTGAGGCGAATTCACACGACCGGCCGGGAGAAAAAGTTTCAACGAGAGATATGCAGAGTTATTGGATCCAAATCCAGCAGGTGGTTGGATCGAACAGCCCATGGTTTCCTCGcacttgttggcttgttgccaGTTCGAGGGATGTGGGAGGCGCAGCATGGGAGTCTCTTCGTTTCATGCTCCTGTCCTGGCCCTGGATGCCAGATGCTTTGCTCGGTGTGCATCTACGTGGCAAATTCGTGTTCTTACGTGCTTGTTTGGTACAGTTGGGCACTGCCCTAACGTATTAGGACACAACTGTTTTCTAATTAAGGACGTTGTTGCAAATGTCTGAGGAAGTAACCATTACATTAATTACTGGCATCCAGCAGGACAGCTGTGTCCCCTACTCCTCTGGCACACAGTGTCCACCGGGAACAGCTGTTTATTGCAACACGTGCATCACCTGTTAACAAATTAACATTACCTGATAAATCTCAAGCTACCAAGACTCACATCATAAGAGAATAAAAGTGATGAACATGATTAAGAGAAATAGCAGGAAGGCCTAGGCTTGTCATTTTTTAGCAGAACAAAAGTTGTTGTATCCTCACAACTCAAAAGAGGAAAGAAACCATCGGATGAGTTGTTCAAGTGGAGCAGTTAGAACCTCGTGAGGTGCAGCGTACGTGGTGCATGACTCGGATCTTTGTGCGCTTCCTGGCCGTCTTTAACCGCTTGTCTCTTCCAGTGGATTCGCTCATGTTAGTGATGATCCGTCTGCAACAAATTCCTTTGCTACCGATGGATCGAAACCTTGAGCCAAAAGTTTGGCGATCACAATGTTGCAGTGCCGGAGGTGGAGTTACAGGTCAACCACAACGGATCATTTGTTTTTCATAAACGATGAAGTTTCCACGACGGATCATTTGTTTTTCATAAACGATGAAGTTTTGTCATAAAAGAACAATAGTGACGTATCATTAGTTCTTTATTACGAATGGTACTGGAACTCTTGCATATAGCTTTAAAAACAATCCAGTGGTTGGGCCAACAGTGGCGGGGCGGTGGACGTGGGCCCAAAACCAGTAGGGCGCATGATCCATCCACGTCAGATGCCACCGTCCGCGCCGCGGTCGGTGCACGCATAGCATAGTCACTGT from Setaria italica strain Yugu1 chromosome II, Setaria_italica_v2.0, whole genome shotgun sequence encodes the following:
- the LOC101756292 gene encoding aquaporin PIP2-6, producing the protein MGKEVDVSTLEAGGARDYADPPPAPLVDIDELGKWSLYRAVIAEFVATLLFLYITVATVIGYKHQTDASASGPDAACGGVGILGIAWAFGGMIFILVYCTAGISGGHINPAVTFGLFLARKVSLVRAILYMAAQCLGAICGVALVKGFQSGFYVRYGGGANEVSTGYSTGTGLAAEIVGTFVLVYTVFSATDPKRNARDSHIPVLAPLPIGFAVFMVHLATIPITGTGINPARSLGAAVVYNNNKAWSDQWIFWVGPFIGAAIAALYHQIVLRASARGYGSFRSNA